TGTAGGGGGCGGGTCTCAGTGCCGCCCCTACAAAATCTCCCGAACCCGCGCCACCACCTGCGCCACGTCGGGAATCGCCGCCTTCTCCAGCGCCTTGTTGTACGGCATCGGCACGTCCGCCCCGCCGACCCGCAGCACCGGCGCGTCAAGGTCGTCGAAGGCGGCCGCCACGATGCGGGCGACGAGCTCCCCGCCCCAGCCGCCGGTCAGCCACGACTCCTCGACGGTCACCGCCCGGTGCGTTTTTCGCACCGACGCGAGCACTGTCGGCATGTCAATGGGGTTGAGCGCGCGCAGGTCGACCACCTCCGCCTCGATGCCGTCCCTGGCCAGTAGCTCGGCCGCTTCGAGACAGACGTAGACCATGCGGGAGACGGCGAGCAGGGTCACATCCTTCCCCTGACGCTTGACGTCCGCCACCCCAAGGGGGATGGTGTACTCGCCGTCGGGTACCTCTCCCTTGGTGGCGTAGAGACCCTCGTGTTCGAGGAACATCACCGGGTCGTCACTGCGGATGGCACTCTTCAGCAGCCCCTTGGCGTCGGCGGGGATGGAGGGGATGACGACCCGCAGCCCCGGGCAGTGCATGAAGAGAGCATCGAGGGTATGCGAATGCTGGGCGCCGAGTTGGTGGCCGGCGCCGCCCGGGGCGCGGATGACCAGGGGGACGCTGCACTGGCCGCCGAACATGTAGCGGGCCACCGCTGCGCTGTTCATGATCTGGTCCATGGCGACGATGGCGAAATTGACCGTCATCAGCTCGGCAATCGGCCGCAGGCCCGCCATCGCCGCACCGCAGGCCAGGCCGACGATCCCCGCTTCGGCGATGGGGGTGTCGACCACCCGCTTGTCGCCGAATTTGGCCAACAGGCCGCGGGTGACCTTGAACGAGCCCTCATAGAGACCCACATCCTCACCGAGGATGAAGACCGCCGGGTCCCGCTCCATCTCCTCGCGTATCGCCTGGTTCAAAGCCTCGCGGCAGGTGATTTCGGGCATGGATTACTCCAGCTAACGGTAGGGGCGACCCGTCGGGTCGCCCGGGCGAGGCATCGCCTCGCCCCTACATTGCCATTTAAAATTTCGCATACACATCTGTCCACAGCTCTTCTGCCGCCGGCTCGGGACTCTCCTCGGCGAAGCGGATCGCAGCCTCGATGCGCTGCTTCTCCTCGGCATCGATCTGGTCGA
This genomic stretch from Desulfuromonadales bacterium harbors:
- a CDS encoding alpha-ketoacid dehydrogenase subunit beta; this translates as MPEITCREALNQAIREEMERDPAVFILGEDVGLYEGSFKVTRGLLAKFGDKRVVDTPIAEAGIVGLACGAAMAGLRPIAELMTVNFAIVAMDQIMNSAAVARYMFGGQCSVPLVIRAPGGAGHQLGAQHSHTLDALFMHCPGLRVVIPSIPADAKGLLKSAIRSDDPVMFLEHEGLYATKGEVPDGEYTIPLGVADVKRQGKDVTLLAVSRMVYVCLEAAELLARDGIEAEVVDLRALNPIDMPTVLASVRKTHRAVTVEESWLTGGWGGELVARIVAAAFDDLDAPVLRVGGADVPMPYNKALEKAAIPDVAQVVARVREIL